The following proteins come from a genomic window of Pseudomonas syringae:
- a CDS encoding lipoprotein → MKRYWLLLSLAIVLAGCQSTRDQMLAEGYPPGFADGYQDGCGSGREAAGASTGLFKKNVPRYLKEKLYAEGWTDGFRQCQAAQNNRDRFDPGQIFNDRDRDWEREKTRSAAKAYRPN, encoded by the coding sequence ATGAAGCGGTATTGGCTGTTGTTGTCGCTGGCCATCGTGCTGGCGGGTTGTCAGTCCACCCGTGACCAGATGCTGGCCGAGGGATACCCACCCGGCTTTGCTGACGGTTATCAGGATGGCTGTGGCAGCGGTCGGGAAGCCGCGGGCGCCAGCACCGGGCTTTTCAAGAAGAACGTGCCCCGCTACCTCAAGGAAAAGCTTTACGCCGAAGGCTGGACCGATGGCTTTCGCCAGTGTCAGGCCGCCCAGAACAATCGTGATCGCTTCGACCCCGGGCAGATTTTCAATGACCGTGATCGCGACTGGGAACGGGAAAAGACTCGTAGCGCCGCGAAGGCCTATCGCCCGAACTGA
- a CDS encoding FKBP-type peptidyl-prolyl cis-trans isomerase: MSEVNLSTDETRVSYGIGRQLGDQLRDNPPPGVDLEAIVAGLRDAFGGQPSRVGQEEMSASFKVIREIMQAEAAAKAEQAAGAGKAYLAENAKREGVTTLASGLQFEVLTAGEGAKPTREDQVRVHYHGTLIDGNVFDSSYDRGEPAEFPVSGVIAGWTEALQLMNAGSKWRLHVPSELAYGAQGVGSIAPHSVLVFDVELLDVL, encoded by the coding sequence ATGTCCGAAGTCAATCTGTCCACCGACGAAACCCGCGTCAGCTACGGCATTGGCCGTCAATTGGGCGACCAGTTGCGCGATAACCCGCCACCGGGCGTTGATCTGGAAGCTATCGTGGCAGGTCTGCGCGATGCCTTTGGCGGTCAGCCAAGCCGTGTCGGTCAGGAAGAAATGTCCGCCAGCTTCAAGGTCATCCGTGAAATCATGCAGGCCGAAGCGGCTGCCAAGGCTGAGCAGGCTGCTGGTGCTGGCAAGGCTTATCTGGCTGAAAATGCCAAGCGCGAAGGCGTGACCACTCTGGCGTCGGGTCTTCAGTTCGAAGTGCTGACCGCTGGCGAAGGTGCCAAGCCAACCCGTGAAGACCAGGTGCGCGTTCACTACCATGGCACGCTGATCGACGGCAATGTGTTCGACAGCTCCTACGATCGTGGCGAGCCTGCCGAATTCCCGGTCAGCGGCGTGATCGCTGGCTGGACCGAAGCACTGCAATTGATGAACGCTGGCAGCAAATGGCGTCTGCACGTGCCGAGCGAACTGGCTTACGGCGCTCAGGGCGTTGGCAGCATCGCACCGCACAGCGTGCTGGTGTTTGATGTAGAACTGCTCGACGTTCTGTAA
- a CDS encoding TIGR00645 family protein, whose product MERFFENAMYASRWLLAPIYFGLSLGLLALCLKFFQEVFHVIPNIFSLAEADLILVLLSLIDMALVGGLLVMVMISGYENFVSQLDIDEDKEKLNWLGTMDSSSLKMKVAASIVAISSIHLLRVFMDATNIKPEYLMWYVIIHMTFVISAFAMGYLDKLTKHEH is encoded by the coding sequence ATGGAACGTTTTTTTGAAAATGCCATGTACGCATCGCGCTGGCTGCTGGCGCCGATCTATTTCGGTCTTTCCCTTGGCCTGCTGGCGTTGTGTCTGAAATTCTTCCAGGAAGTCTTTCACGTCATTCCCAACATTTTTTCGCTTGCCGAAGCCGATCTGATTCTGGTGCTGCTGTCGTTGATCGACATGGCGCTGGTCGGTGGCCTGCTGGTGATGGTGATGATTTCCGGCTATGAGAACTTCGTCTCGCAACTGGACATCGATGAAGACAAGGAAAAGCTCAACTGGCTGGGGACCATGGATTCGTCTTCGCTGAAGATGAAAGTCGCGGCCTCCATCGTGGCAATTTCCTCGATTCACTTGCTGCGGGTGTTCATGGATGCCACCAATATCAAGCCGGAATACCTGATGTGGTACGTGATCATCCACATGACCTTCGTGATATCGGCATTTGCGATGGGCTATCTGGACAAACTGACCAAGCACGAGCATTGA
- a CDS encoding DUF3015 domain-containing protein: MKRILLGTLFAAVSINAMAQAPGGPDCGWGNMLFEGQRGTPAHFLASTTNGTSGNATFGMTSGTNGCSTNGALTYGGKSWLAMNGMMDELSKDMAMGQGEALTTYAVVLGVAPEDREHFAAVTHEHFSQIFSKADATAEDVHTNTVNVLKNDPTLAKYATQA, translated from the coding sequence ATGAAACGGATTCTTCTTGGTACGCTCTTCGCCGCTGTATCCATCAACGCTATGGCTCAAGCGCCAGGTGGTCCTGACTGCGGTTGGGGCAACATGCTGTTTGAAGGCCAGCGCGGTACACCCGCTCACTTCCTGGCTTCGACCACCAACGGCACTTCGGGCAACGCTACCTTCGGCATGACCTCCGGCACCAATGGTTGCTCGACCAACGGCGCACTGACCTATGGCGGTAAATCCTGGCTTGCCATGAACGGCATGATGGATGAACTCTCCAAAGACATGGCAATGGGTCAGGGCGAAGCACTGACGACCTACGCTGTGGTACTGGGCGTCGCTCCAGAAGATCGCGAACACTTCGCGGCCGTCACTCACGAACACTTCTCGCAGATTTTCAGCAAGGCCGACGCCACGGCTGAAGACGTTCACACTAACACCGTCAACGTTCTGAAAAACGACCCGACTCTGGCCAAGTACGCTACCCAGGCTTAA
- a CDS encoding GreA/GreB family elongation factor encodes MSRAFVNEDNAAADAEQPIERLVSEQTNYVTARGLELLQEQVRNLQAQHSAQSALGDDADKQRLADLERDLRYFNQRLQSAQVVAAAVSTEKVQIGSRVTFADEDDNQQRVHLVGEDQADAAKGLINWGSPLGRALIGARKGDEVVWQRPAGDLSIEVLLIETDE; translated from the coding sequence ATGAGTCGCGCATTCGTAAACGAAGACAACGCTGCTGCCGACGCCGAGCAGCCGATAGAACGCCTGGTCAGCGAACAGACCAATTACGTGACAGCCCGCGGCCTGGAGCTGTTGCAAGAACAGGTGCGTAATCTGCAAGCCCAGCACAGCGCGCAAAGCGCTCTGGGTGATGACGCCGACAAACAGCGCCTGGCTGACCTTGAACGCGATTTACGCTATTTCAACCAGCGCCTGCAAAGTGCTCAGGTCGTTGCTGCAGCGGTGTCGACCGAGAAAGTGCAGATTGGCAGTCGGGTCACGTTTGCCGATGAAGACGACAACCAGCAGCGGGTGCATCTGGTCGGCGAGGATCAGGCCGATGCAGCCAAGGGGCTCATCAATTGGGGATCGCCACTGGGCCGCGCACTGATCGGTGCCCGAAAAGGCGACGAGGTGGTGTGGCAACGTCCGGCGGGGGATTTGTCGATTGAAGTGTTGCTGATCGAAACCGACGAGTGA
- a CDS encoding Lnb N-terminal periplasmic domain-containing protein: MLKRLVSLALFVCAPLSAAPHPSADRLQQLANEPFWISLGHYEAGKLGGWRSYVTDPKFFLAADGAHDPKAELSATLTAIYAPVSNEQTHAQCVYPARTRWLRDQLHLTDLPTPDCKEFKAWYKDVAPDSTVLIFPAAYLNSPSSMFGHTLLRIDPASAKTNNTTLLSYAINFGAYIEGMDNSILYAWKGLAGGYPGLFALVPYQEKLSEYRSLENRDLWEYRLNLTPEETGRMVEHVWELKQIRFSYFFFDENCSYRLLELLQVARPGLRLTEQFGLTAIPTDTVKAIKAAGLVEKIDYRPSRERELLSRAAPLDADEQQWVLKVSADQKQLQDRQYLALPKERRALIQDAAYRLERYRANGLERDAQRSQRSFELLQAINQNPPPQLDIPRPGLPEEGHESRTWQLGAGTRGDKAFAEYGLRMAYHDLNDNAYGFPLGAQIEILQLKVRQYEGNEWQVQQLDLATIRSLTPRTELLKPWSWQVTGGLERVLGKHGDENLVSHVNGGGGGTWQLGDEVLGFALGTVRIEHNNDFAEFVSPAAGFNTGVLWRNPLGNLSLEAKGDYFTNGEVRRSVSLNQQWELSRNLGLRLSAQREFSQMSSPQNEVMLEVKWYHY, from the coding sequence ATGCTCAAACGTCTTGTATCGCTGGCGCTGTTTGTCTGTGCCCCCTTGTCTGCGGCTCCTCATCCGAGCGCTGACCGTTTGCAGCAATTGGCCAACGAGCCGTTCTGGATTTCCCTGGGCCACTACGAGGCTGGCAAGCTCGGCGGCTGGCGCAGCTACGTGACAGACCCCAAATTCTTTCTCGCTGCCGACGGTGCCCACGACCCGAAGGCGGAACTGAGCGCAACACTGACGGCCATCTACGCACCGGTCAGCAACGAACAGACCCATGCACAGTGCGTGTACCCGGCGCGCACCCGCTGGCTGCGCGATCAGTTGCACCTGACTGACCTGCCGACGCCGGACTGCAAGGAATTCAAGGCCTGGTACAAGGACGTGGCCCCGGACAGCACCGTGCTGATCTTTCCGGCGGCCTACCTCAACAGCCCGTCTTCGATGTTCGGTCATACGCTGCTACGCATTGACCCGGCCAGTGCAAAAACCAACAACACGACCCTGCTGAGTTATGCCATCAACTTCGGTGCCTACATCGAAGGCATGGACAACAGCATTCTGTACGCCTGGAAAGGCCTGGCGGGCGGCTATCCGGGGCTGTTCGCACTGGTGCCCTATCAGGAAAAACTGTCGGAATACCGCAGTCTGGAAAACCGCGACCTGTGGGAGTACCGACTGAACCTGACACCGGAAGAAACCGGACGTATGGTCGAGCACGTGTGGGAACTGAAGCAGATCCGTTTCAGCTACTTCTTCTTCGATGAAAACTGCTCTTACCGCTTGCTGGAATTGCTGCAAGTCGCCCGGCCGGGGCTGCGCCTCACCGAACAGTTCGGGCTGACCGCAATCCCGACCGACACCGTTAAAGCCATCAAGGCTGCCGGGCTGGTGGAGAAGATCGACTATCGCCCGTCACGTGAGCGCGAGTTGCTGAGCCGTGCTGCGCCCCTCGATGCCGACGAGCAGCAGTGGGTATTGAAGGTGAGCGCCGATCAGAAGCAGTTGCAGGACCGCCAGTACCTCGCACTGCCGAAAGAACGCCGGGCACTGATTCAGGACGCGGCCTATCGTCTGGAGCGTTATCGCGCCAACGGGCTTGAGCGCGATGCCCAGCGATCGCAGCGCAGCTTTGAACTGCTGCAGGCCATCAACCAGAATCCACCGCCACAACTCGACATCCCGCGCCCCGGCCTGCCGGAAGAAGGCCACGAATCGCGCACCTGGCAACTGGGTGCAGGTACACGAGGCGACAAGGCCTTTGCCGAGTATGGCCTGCGCATGGCTTATCACGATCTGAACGACAACGCCTACGGCTTCCCGCTGGGCGCGCAGATCGAGATTCTTCAGCTGAAGGTGCGTCAATACGAAGGCAACGAATGGCAGGTGCAGCAGCTGGATCTGGCTACCATCCGCTCGCTGACGCCGCGTACCGAACTGCTGAAACCCTGGTCATGGCAGGTCACCGGCGGACTCGAACGCGTACTCGGCAAGCATGGCGACGAAAACCTCGTCAGCCATGTGAATGGCGGCGGCGGCGGAACCTGGCAACTGGGTGACGAAGTGCTGGGCTTTGCACTGGGTACGGTGCGTATCGAGCACAACAACGATTTTGCCGAATTCGTCTCCCCTGCCGCCGGTTTCAATACCGGCGTGCTCTGGCGTAACCCGCTGGGTAACCTGAGCCTGGAAGCCAAGGGTGACTATTTCACCAACGGCGAAGTGCGCCGCAGCGTCAGCCTCAATCAACAGTGGGAGCTGTCCCGCAACCTCGGCCTGCGCCTGAGTGCCCAGCGCGAATTCAGCCAGATGAGCTCGCCGCAGAACGAAGTGATGCTTGAAGTGAAGTGGTATCACTATTGA
- a CDS encoding DUF6482 family protein yields MNYQELASHAQAGRVEELNLISLEGGIYLLDVRMNGTSVMLKDPAGKPLHLRSVEHARDMLKDFPVVPFYLVHCVVHDELCGMPVNDRSEMRMPISFHSSWS; encoded by the coding sequence ATGAATTATCAGGAATTGGCCAGCCACGCTCAGGCCGGGCGGGTCGAGGAGTTGAACCTGATTTCCCTTGAAGGCGGCATTTATCTGCTGGATGTGCGCATGAATGGCACCTCGGTGATGCTCAAGGACCCGGCGGGCAAGCCCCTGCACCTGCGTTCGGTGGAGCACGCGAGGGATATGCTGAAGGATTTTCCGGTAGTGCCGTTTTATCTGGTGCACTGCGTCGTGCATGACGAGCTGTGCGGTATGCCGGTCAACGACCGTTCGGAGATGCGCATGCCGATCTCCTTTCATTCCTCGTGGTCCTGA
- a CDS encoding Lon protease family protein, with protein MPDSVAANLRLAPHALTRPFSAEQFSFSTTNDLEPFRGVLGQERAVEALQFGVAMPRPGYNVFVMGEPGTGRFSFVKRYLKAEAKRMQTPSDWVYVNNFDEPREPKALELPPGSAHAFMADINGLIDNLLVTFPAVFEHPSYQQKKSSIDRAFNQRYDRALDVIERLSLEKDIALYRDSSNIAFTPMADGKALDEAEFSQLPEADRERFHDDISALEERLNEELASLPQWKRESSNQLRQLNEETIILTLQPLLAPLSEKYAENAAVCAYLQAMQVYLLKTVVEQLVDDAKTDAQARKLLEEQYSPSLVVGHTHDGGAPVVFEQHPTYDNLFGRIEYSTDQGALYTTYRQLRPGALHRANGGFLILEAEKMLSEPFVWDALKRTLQSRKLKMESPLGELGRVATVSLTPQVIPWSVKIVIIGSRSLYYTLQDLDPDFQEMFRVLVDFDEEIPMVDETLEQFAQLLKTRTSEEGMAPLTADAVARLATYSARLAEHQGRLSARIGDLFQLVSEADFIRQLANDHQTDAGHIERALKAKATRTGRVSARILDDMMAGVILIDTDGAAVGKCNGLTVLEVGDSAFGVPARISATVYPGGSGIVDIEREVNLGQPIHSKGVMILTGYLGSRYAQEFPLAISASIALEQSYGYVDGDSASLGEACTLISALSRTPLKQCFAITGSINQFGEVQAVGGVNEKIEGFFRLCEARGLTGEQGAIIPHANVTTLMLDERVVQAVRDGQFHIYAVRQADEALSLLVGEPAGAPDENGEFPEGSVNARVVERLRDIAEMLSDEDLKEELEKEPAQLQPELKL; from the coding sequence ATGCCCGATTCTGTCGCAGCCAACCTACGCCTGGCGCCACATGCGCTGACCCGTCCGTTTTCCGCTGAACAGTTCAGCTTTTCGACCACCAATGATCTTGAACCCTTTCGCGGAGTACTTGGCCAGGAGCGTGCCGTCGAGGCCTTGCAGTTCGGCGTGGCCATGCCGCGTCCCGGTTACAACGTGTTCGTCATGGGCGAGCCCGGCACTGGCCGTTTCTCGTTCGTCAAACGTTACCTCAAGGCCGAAGCCAAGCGGATGCAGACGCCCTCCGACTGGGTCTATGTCAATAATTTCGATGAGCCGCGCGAACCCAAGGCGCTGGAATTGCCGCCGGGCAGCGCGCATGCCTTCATGGCCGATATCAATGGCCTGATCGACAACCTGCTGGTGACGTTTCCGGCGGTGTTCGAGCACCCGTCCTACCAGCAGAAGAAAAGCTCGATCGACCGGGCTTTCAATCAGCGTTACGACCGTGCGCTGGATGTCATCGAGCGCCTGTCGCTGGAGAAGGACATTGCGCTGTATCGCGACAGTTCCAACATCGCCTTCACGCCGATGGCTGATGGCAAGGCGCTGGACGAGGCCGAGTTTTCGCAACTGCCGGAGGCGGATCGCGAGCGTTTTCATGATGACATTTCCGCCCTTGAAGAACGCCTCAACGAAGAGCTGGCCAGCCTGCCGCAGTGGAAGCGCGAGTCGAGCAATCAGCTGCGGCAGTTGAACGAAGAAACCATCATCCTGACCTTGCAGCCTTTGTTGGCGCCGCTGTCGGAAAAGTACGCTGAAAACGCGGCTGTCTGCGCGTATCTGCAAGCCATGCAGGTGTATCTGCTCAAGACCGTGGTCGAGCAACTGGTCGATGACGCCAAGACTGACGCCCAGGCGCGCAAGTTGCTGGAGGAACAGTACAGCCCGAGTCTGGTCGTCGGGCATACCCACGACGGCGGCGCACCGGTGGTTTTCGAGCAGCACCCCACGTACGACAATCTGTTCGGACGTATTGAATACAGCACCGATCAGGGGGCGCTCTACACCACCTATCGCCAGTTGCGGCCCGGTGCCTTGCACCGTGCCAATGGCGGCTTCCTGATTCTGGAAGCGGAGAAGATGCTCAGCGAGCCCTTCGTGTGGGATGCGCTCAAGCGCACGCTGCAATCGCGCAAGCTGAAGATGGAGTCGCCCTTGGGCGAGCTGGGCCGTGTGGCGACCGTCTCGCTGACGCCGCAGGTCATTCCGTGGAGCGTCAAGATCGTCATCATTGGTTCGCGCTCGCTGTATTACACGCTGCAAGACCTCGATCCTGACTTCCAGGAGATGTTTCGGGTGCTGGTCGATTTCGACGAAGAAATCCCGATGGTCGACGAAACCCTGGAGCAGTTCGCCCAGTTACTGAAAACCCGCACGTCCGAAGAGGGCATGGCGCCGCTGACGGCCGACGCCGTGGCGCGGCTGGCGACCTACAGCGCGCGTCTGGCCGAGCATCAGGGGCGGTTGTCGGCGCGCATCGGTGACCTCTTCCAGTTGGTCAGCGAAGCGGACTTCATCCGGCAACTGGCCAATGACCATCAGACTGACGCCGGGCATATCGAACGCGCTCTGAAAGCCAAGGCCACGCGTACCGGGCGAGTCTCGGCGCGGATTCTCGATGACATGATGGCCGGCGTGATCCTGATCGACACCGATGGCGCGGCGGTCGGCAAGTGCAACGGTCTGACGGTGCTGGAGGTCGGTGATTCGGCCTTCGGCGTTCCGGCACGTATTTCGGCGACCGTCTATCCCGGTGGCAGCGGGATTGTCGACATCGAGCGCGAGGTCAACCTCGGGCAGCCGATCCACTCCAAGGGCGTAATGATCCTGACCGGTTATCTGGGCAGCCGCTACGCTCAGGAATTCCCGCTGGCGATTTCCGCGAGCATTGCGCTTGAGCAATCCTACGGTTACGTGGACGGCGACAGTGCGTCGCTGGGCGAGGCCTGCACGCTGATCTCCGCGTTGTCACGCACGCCGCTCAAGCAGTGTTTTGCGATCACCGGCTCCATCAACCAGTTTGGTGAAGTGCAGGCGGTGGGCGGGGTCAACGAGAAGATCGAAGGCTTCTTCCGGCTTTGTGAGGCACGCGGGCTGACGGGCGAGCAGGGCGCAATCATCCCCCACGCCAACGTCACCACGCTGATGCTCGATGAGCGTGTGGTGCAGGCGGTGCGCGACGGGCAGTTCCATATCTATGCAGTTCGCCAGGCCGATGAAGCCTTGAGCCTGCTGGTCGGCGAGCCTGCGGGTGCGCCGGACGAGAACGGCGAATTCCCTGAGGGCAGCGTCAACGCTCGGGTGGTAGAGCGTCTGCGGGACATTGCGGAAATGCTCAGCGACGAAGACCTCAAGGAAGAACTGGAAAAAGAGCCCGCGCAGTTGCAGCCGGAACTCAAGCTCTGA